The sequence TACATCTCTCTCGCTGCACCTGTAGAAACGATGCCCTGCATTCGCTCCACCACGAGCGATCCAAGAGATGGGAGATTGGTTGCCGCGCGCGGCGGATCTGTTCTGCTTTGGATTGGATTTAGCAGGGCGTGTGGAGAAGACGCCGTGTTGGGGAAGGTTGGTAGCTGCAGCCTGCAACGGCCGGGCACCATAGATGTACTCTCTAACACCGTTAGCACGGAATCTTCTGCAAGACGGCTCATATCGTCTACCTCCGTCCCGAGCCGCCCTCTCCATGCCTAACGGGGTAACGGCTGATGCTTATTAGACGTGGGCCATAGGACACTATAATAAATCAAATACAGAGTTCATACCTGGGCCTATACTTCGTGGGCTGTGCATCTCGAGACGAACTGGTGGCAGAGATAACGAGCACACAGGTGCTCGAGCTCACAAAAGCACTTTCGATATACATAGATATATATCCCTTCCTACAGTGATATCCCGAGGGAAACACATCTCGCTCCCATGCGGCTCCTGCGGCCGCACTAGGACGCTCAACTCCGACCGCCACCGGTTTCCTCCCCTCATCCCCCCTCCCTCGCTGCTGCCAGAGGCAGTTGCCAGATCCCCACGTGGCTACCAGGGAGGGTTGCAGCGAGGCCTTCGGCTGCTCCCCTGCCTTGAATGAGGGCCTGGATCTGAGACGACGACCTCGATTGGTGTGGGCGGCGTCCTTCCGCTGCGTAGGCGTTTGTCGGAGCGGTCGGCCGGACTTCGTTGGCTTCTTGGGCAGAGGGATCCCGGTGGACGGGGGTCGTGGGGTGACGTGCTTCCCCGTGCCTCTCTAGTGAAAACCCTAGTTCCCCTTGAATGGGCACCGGCAGAATCATGACACCGTCGTGGGCATTGAGATCGAGGGTGTGCGCGGCGAGTGTGGATGATTCCCGGTGCCGGAGGTGGGCGGCGGCAGAACCACGACATCGTCTTGGGCATGCGGTATGTCATCTACTGCGTCGGCGATGGCGGGTCTCGGCGGCTTAGTGCAGCAGGGTCTCAGTGATGGACGCGATGGACACACACAGGGTGGTGGCGTTG comes from Triticum aestivum cultivar Chinese Spring chromosome 5B, IWGSC CS RefSeq v2.1, whole genome shotgun sequence and encodes:
- the LOC123117744 gene encoding uncharacterized protein; the encoded protein is MERAARDGGRRYEPSCRRFRANGVREYIYGARPLQAAATNLPQHGVFSTRPAKSNPKQNRSAARGNQSPISWIARGGANAGHRFYRCSERDGVLCGFMRSKEEYKVNSVRGDLGIELLPDFIIEVVLFLSV